A window of Benincasa hispida cultivar B227 chromosome 9, ASM972705v1, whole genome shotgun sequence genomic DNA:
ATCAGTTTTGGGGAGATGTTATTCTGACAGCCACATACCTTATTAATAGAATGCCCTCTCAGATATTATGATTCAAAATTCCCTTACAAAAATTTAAGGAAGTATTTCCACATAATAGATTATTTCTCGAGTTCCcttaaaaatatttggttgtacGGTCTTTTTGTTCAAGATCATTGACCTAATAAGAGTAAATTAGATCCTAAGGCAATCAAATGCATCTTTCTCGGTTATGCTCCAAGCCAAAAAGGATACAAATGCTATTCACCAACCATTAAAAAGTTTTGTACCTCCATGGATGTAACTTTCTTTGAAACTCAACCTTATTTTCAAAACAAGGCACCATTGAACCTTCCACTCACCTGAAAACGAAATTCTTCTTGAAAACGAAGGAACCCCAAAAACAGATTTCACTGAAGAGAGTACTCCATTTCTACATGAAACTGATGTTTCCAATCAAAATACACTTGAATGTAGGAAAGATCCTATAGTCTATACTCGAAGAAAAAACACTCTTGGACATGAACCAGTACTCAGTCAAAACCCAATCGGAATGCAGGAAAATCATGTCTCCAACTCCACAACGGAAACACTCACTGAAGACATTGATCTTCCTATTGCAAAACGAAAAGAGGTAAGAACTTGTACGATGCATCCCATTCAAAACTACCTATCCTACAAACATCTCTCTCCCAAGTTCAAAGCATTTACAACTACACTATCCAAAATACACATTCCGAACAATGTCTATGAAGCCTTCAAAGACATCAATTGGAAGGAAGTTGTACTAGACGAAATAAAGGCCTTGGAAAAGAACCAACACATGGGAAATAACAGACCTACCTCCAAGGAAGAAAACAGTAGGATGCAAATGGATATTCAACATCAAATACAAAACTAATGGAGAAATAGATAGGCTCAAAGCTAGACTCGTCGTCAAAGGTTCACCCAGTCTTACAATGACTACCAAGAAACATTTGCCCCGATAGGAAAATTAAATACTATTTGTGTCCTTTTTTCCTTAGCAGTGAATAATGATTGGATACTTCACCAATTAGATATAAAAAATGTCTTCCTTAACGGAGACTTAGAAGAAGTGTATATGGATATACCTACCGATATAAAATCAACTAAAACCATGAATAAGGTATGCAAACTCAAGAAATCCCTTTATGGCCTAAAATAATCCCCTAGGGCTTGgtttgaaaaattttcaaaagtggTAAAGAAAAATGGGTACTCGCAATGTCAATCTGACCATACTCTTTTCGTCAAACATCCTTGCAAGGGTAAAATAGCAATTATCATTGTCTATGTAGATGACATTATTCTTACCGGAGATCATGAAGAAGAAGTAAGAAATCTAAAGCTACTCTTACCAAGGAATTTGAAGTAAAAGGCTTAGGCAACCTTAAAGACTTCCAAGGGATGGAAGTGGCCCGCTCAAAAACAAGTTTGAGcatttctcaaagaaaataCATCATTGATCTTTTAAAGGAAACAGGTATGCTTGGATGTAAGCCCACCAATACTCCCATTGACATAAATCATCACATAATCAAAGAAAACACAATGGTTAACAAAGATCAGTATCAAAGGCTAGTTGGAAAATTGATTTACCTAACTCACACTAGACCTGATATCTGTTTTGCAGTTAGCTTTGTAAGTCAATTTATGAACAGTCCAACATGCAAGCTGTTTACAGAATACTTAGGTACTTGAAAGGAACTCCAGGAGAAGGATTATACTtcaagaaatctaggaaaagaaacATTGAAATTTTCATAGATGCGGATTAGGCAAGCTCAAAAATAGACAGAAGATCAACTACTGGATATTGTACCTTTGTTTGGGGAAACTTGGTCACTTGGCGAAGCAAGAAACAATCAGTAGTATCCAGGAGTAATGTCGAAGCTGAACTAAGAGTGCTTGCTCAAGGAATATGTAAGGGAACGTGGCTCAAAAGCATCCTATCTGaacttaaaatcaaataaaaaaactgaTGGAGATACACTGTGATAATAAAGCTACTATAAGTATCGCCAAAGACCCGGTTCATCATGATCGCATAAAACATGTGGATATTGATCGACACTTTATTAAGgagaaaattgaaaacaaaagtaTCTCACTCAACTGCATACCTACCAAGAGGCAGATTGCTGACATTCTTACAAAAGCCCTATTCAAGAACGTGTTTGAAATCTTAAAAGCCAAGCTGGACttaatcaacatatacaatCCAGCTTGAGACAGAGTAACGAATATGGAAAGTTTTCTCCTTCTCTTTACCCATTTGGAGTGTTATTTCTTGCAATTAGTATTCATTCTTTTTCTgtattattctttccttatttccatttttttaccGTTAAGTGTTTTTGCCATATTTGGCAATTATTATTGTATATATAAGGGATACACCCCCTTGTAAAGAATGAGAAAGTAAATTGAGAAAATTCAGAAATTCAACAATTTCTTTCTTGTGAGAGAATGAATGCCACCGATTTCATGTAGAATTCCTCCTCGACAACCATTTTCCTGTATTCTCTTTGCAGGGAGGACCCTCAAGGATCATATAACGTCCTATGGTTGTGTTGTGCCATCTTTCCATGCCGATTTGAGGGAAGTTTTTCCAGGCTGTTGTAGTTGTGTCAGCCCCTCAAGGTGATAAGCTAAGTCTGATGAGATCTTGGTTCATTCACCCTTCCCAGACAGACAGGCTATGTTGTGGAAGGCAGattcatattttgttttgtgGTCTATCTGATTTGAGAGAAGCATAAGGATGTTCCAAAGAAAGAGAAAACATTGATGTTTTGCCCTCTTCACTTCACAGCATCCCTTTGGCCTGCTGATTGTAATTTATTCTGGAATTTCCATCTGTTTTTACTTGGTAAATAATCGGGGGTCCTTATCGTAATATCCAAGCAACGATTTACTTTGATTTAAGAGTAACTGTACAGATGAACCATTCATAAAACCTAACCTCCATTCATAAAACCTAACCTATCTTTTAACTTCATGAACTATCATGTTGAATTCGAGAGAGGTAATCGTTTAATGAGAAAAATGGAGAGATAAGGGAAGAGAAACCTATACGGAATATTCCCTGTCTACCCAAAGAAAAAATGGCAACATAGACATCTATTGGGAAAACCAATATATATATGCACCAAAGCATCATCGACCATTGAAAAATACGCAAATGGGTAAAAGTAAAAATCTCAGAAGTGATTTCTGTGAGTTTATTCTATGTACTTTCTTCTCCTATCCAGTCTTCATAAGAACTCTTCTCACTTTGCCTGTCCTTTCTGATTTGGGACATATAGCAGGAATGCAGTTTCACATAATACATTCTAAACATATTGGTAAACTATCAAAGTAGAATGAAACAGCACAGACGAAGGAAAATGAGATGACATTTACAATTCTTTTGCAGATTGTGACTTCTCTTTAAGGTGCTGCACGATGTATTGGCTTGAACATTCGCAttctcttttgattttctcttttctcataCAATGGAGTGGCCATATTTCCTACGGGCCTACAACTAATCACATTTCTTTCTCGATTCTGGTTATTTGGAAGTTGCTTTCAAACGATTCCACAAAATTGGAGTAttagatgatatgatattaaatttatcttcaccCATCATTGAGTCACTCAGCCATTTAAAAAGATGAAGTCTGCTGGCCACTAAAATTCGAAGTTACCATATAGGAAGAAAGAACAGAATTCACTGCTAAAATCGAACCCCAAAACATCTACTACAAATTTAAGAGTTAAGTAGGAAAAACATCCAAACCCATTAATCTACTTCCATAGCCATATACAATCGCAAAAGAACAATGGTATTAAATTTCAAGATGAGTAAACACGCACCCAAGAACGCAGCCATGACCCCAAACgatcaaaataaaccaaaacaTAACAAATCCGTAGTAAGGAATCAAGAGTATGAGAAGTTAGTCAGAACAAATTGAAACCGAAGATCAAAATTACAAGAAACCctagaaaattggagagaagaGAACTCACGGAAATGTAGGAACAGGAGGGAATGACGGGCAAGGAATTGGCGTCAGCGTGATTGAAAGCGGCGACGCAGAGATGAGAAGCCAATCCCAAACCCCTTTTGGAAGAAGGAACGAAAGTGTGGATCATATCCATGACTTTACCCCCATTTTTTATCACGTACTGAAGATATGCCTTCTTGTCCTCTGTTTCGAACCTCTGTTGAGCTTCATTCCAAATAATCTTTGGGGCGTCGGTTCCAGATCCTGCTACAGGGTTTGTATTCGTCATGTCTACCCGATTGAAGTCCTCACCAACGCATGAACTCCGTTGATTTGGATCGAGTTTGAAACTGACAAACAGAGTGAGAAATTGGACGACGACAAGAAGTGTGATGCAAGTTCCCCCAGCCGCCCAAGACAATCGAACGTTATATAGATATACCTTAATAAGAGAACTCAACTATGCTTAGATTATCAATTTAACTTGGAAAATCGAGCACTTtcaaaagagggaaaaaaaagaaaaaaaagaaaaaacacttaTAAAATCGACCAAACTAATAACAATGCTCACCTACAAACTAATAACAATGCTAGATGTCTTTTTCAGTTTCTGATTTTATATTTGAGTCGGATTTTTCCTTTCGAATTTAGCAACAAATATGGTGAAGGGTGTCGTGGTCAAGTCGGTTTATTTGAAGAACATCCAAATGGCTGTTTGAATAGCAAATATTGTTTTAAGAGGTAGATATTAAATAtctgaatttaaatatttaaaatatttaatatttgtatcCATATATGTAGAATAATTAATATCttgaagttaaaaatatatattcaacttatcaattttatatataggaaatatatattcaacttatcaattttatatataggaatcaaaattaaattattacttaattaaataaaagaatctGATCGATGAAGTcatcaattaaatttaacattatttagtttattacgatatcaattaattatttaattaattaaaataaaaataaatgaatatttttatattaagtgtaattaaattattaaatttaattactaaaatatttaaaataacacaaattaattagggttgttttcaaatatagaaaaatgaatcaaaatattttcaactaatgataaaatatcatagtctatttgtgatagaccGCAATAGACAGCGATAAGACAAacatagatagtagtctattgtGGTTTATCACAAATAGgctatgatattttgctattagttgtaaatattttggttcattttcaaaaatatttactaTCAAATAGTCTATCACGAATTTACTATCAGATAAACACATATAGTAGTCTATCGTTGTTTATCACAGATAAACCGTAAAATATTACTGTTAGTTGTagatatttttaacaattttgtcatttaaaataattttttaattaattattatatcgataattaatgacaataatttattaagataacataaaatattatttataaaaatattagttaaaatttattatgtctaaatagtatatttatattaattgaaattaatagtaatgaataatcgatattaatttattaactaattaGGTTATATTTTCTCTTCATCTCCCTGACATAAAAATCTTACCATTTTACAGGATATTAAATCCATGCCAGTtggattttaaaatttcttgGATAACAATATCTTAGATTTTAAAGAGTTAAAGTCTCATTAGAAGTAAACAATCGAAACCTAATAAAGATTGAGGATATTCTTTTTCGTgccatatttttcttattttcttttttagaaggGTTTGTAAGAATGTTGCTCATGCCCTTGCATTGGCAGAGGCCTGCCTTTTCCCACCTCATTTTTTTGGTAGTTATCCATATAGAGTGTTCTCTGCTTTTCTAAGGATCTTATCCATTTTCAGTTCTCgcatttaaatatatttatgtccatgcACTTTTGGATCTCAAGTTCTAAGATTTATGTCTATTTGGTtctgaaattttaaaacacaCTTTGATCTCTCATGTTTGCAAAATACTTCTAATGATGCTTGAGTTAACTTTAATTTAATGGAAGCTTACTAGATCGTTATGTGTTGATGtggatatttattatatttgtatctAAATTTcagttaatttttctattttaattttagctCAGAAAGTAACTATGAGCAATAATCATACATAAGAATCAAAACTGAATAAAGGAAAATTATcgataaaaaaattgattaaccTTTTGAATTAGGTTCATAGAATAAAATTTTCTCCATAATTAATTCTTCTAATTATTGTAtattctaaaataataaaaatgcaaatttaaaaaaaaaattgaaaaatttttataaatagaaaaatatttacacatcatgccaaaaagttccaaaagtacaaaaaaaaaaaaaaattctcaagaaCCAAacacagagaaaaaaaaatcatagaaaaATGCTGTTTACCGAGTTCAGGTCAAAGTTGGTGATCTTGAATAAACTTCCATCCCTCAgtttttacaacaaatttaaaacGATCTTGAATAAACTTCAATCCCTATGTTTGCTGAACTAATTTAAGATGATATTGAATAAACTTCCATCCATTAGTTTTCTCAAATCTCAACTAATCTAAAATGTTCTTGaacaaaatttaattctttAGTTTTCTTGCCGATGAACTGAAGAATAtaaattccagctccaaatttccattttcaattcCAGATTTGGGTCTCCATTGAACGACCAGATGTATGAATAAGATTTGTGAGTCTTGATCATTAGATGGGTTGGCAGACACTAAGATCGGTACAATGATCTATTTCTGTTTTAAACttgtatgttttttaaattcatttttaattaattttataactaatataataaaatggaCACATATCATCAAATACCATAAACATCTATATCAACACTTAACAGTCTAATAATCATTCCGTTAACCAAATAGACATTATCCTCAAAACTCAGAGATCAAACGTACATTTTGTTCTATATTTATCCTTCAtgtaaagaaaattttcttggTCATGAATATAAGCCCACCTCAAGTTGTATTTCTATTTCTATTGTAATTAATGGTTAACTTGACCTACAACCACTTTTAAGCTACTAGTGCATCGTAAAGTTAGTATTGATGAGGTACATCATAAAGTGTCCCTAAGCTTGACGAGGTGCATGCTTCATGACTAAAAAATTTTAACACTCCAAATGAAATTGACAGAGTACTCCAAGTGTTTATGCAAACATTGCTCTaacttttt
This region includes:
- the LOC120085430 gene encoding acetyltransferase At1g77540 → MTNTNPVAGSGTDAPKIIWNEAQQRFETEDKKAYLQYVIKNGGKVMDMIHTFVPSSKRGLGLASHLCVAAFNHADANSLPVIPSCSYISDTFLPRNPTWNYLLYSEDKKSNLSPSLFSFLLPLLSPWQCELQMAGYGRQTMWSESSNAGRANSAHLPACGE